A single region of the Halorubrum depositum genome encodes:
- the lysW gene encoding lysine biosynthesis protein LysW, with amino-acid sequence MTSDTDTLLAEDPITGEEIELPADVEVGEIIDSPVTGTELEVISLDPVVLEEAPELEEDWGE; translated from the coding sequence ATGACGAGCGACACCGACACGCTGCTGGCAGAGGACCCGATCACGGGCGAGGAGATCGAGCTTCCGGCCGACGTCGAGGTCGGCGAGATCATCGACAGCCCGGTCACCGGGACCGAGCTCGAGGTCATCTCGCTGGACCCCGTCGTGTTGGAGGAGGCCCCCGAACTCGAGGAGGACTGGGGCGAGTAG
- the lysX gene encoding lysine biosynthesis protein LysX, with the protein MRVGILYSRIRKDEKLLLNELRDRDHDVEKIDVRKERFGLESTTANVGDLDLVVDRCLSTSRSLYATKFLDSYGVPVVNSPETGDVCADKAKNSLALANADVPTPATEVSFTKEAALEAIESFGYPCVLKPVVGSWGRLMAKIDTRDAAEAILEHKETLGHYEHKVFYIQEFVDKPGRDIRALAVDGEPVAAMTRSSDHWLTNAAKGGETKAFDLDDRATELVERASDAVGGGMLGVDLMEVGGTDSGEYTVHEVNHTVEFKALDSATDVDVPARVVDWLEAKVENADDAAEAHT; encoded by the coding sequence ATGCGCGTAGGGATCCTCTACTCCCGGATCCGGAAGGACGAGAAGCTCCTGCTCAACGAGCTCCGCGACCGGGATCACGACGTCGAGAAGATCGACGTCCGCAAGGAGCGGTTCGGGCTGGAGTCGACGACGGCGAACGTCGGCGATCTGGATCTGGTCGTCGACCGCTGCCTGTCGACGAGCCGATCGCTGTACGCGACGAAGTTCCTCGACAGCTACGGCGTCCCGGTGGTGAACTCGCCCGAGACGGGCGACGTCTGCGCCGACAAGGCGAAGAACTCGCTCGCGCTCGCGAACGCCGACGTTCCGACCCCGGCGACCGAGGTCTCGTTCACCAAGGAGGCCGCGCTGGAGGCGATCGAGTCGTTCGGCTACCCCTGCGTGCTCAAGCCGGTCGTCGGCTCGTGGGGCCGGCTGATGGCGAAGATCGACACCCGCGACGCCGCCGAGGCGATCTTAGAGCACAAGGAGACGCTCGGCCACTACGAGCACAAGGTGTTCTACATTCAGGAGTTCGTCGACAAGCCCGGCCGGGACATCCGCGCGCTGGCGGTCGACGGCGAACCGGTCGCCGCGATGACCCGGTCGTCGGACCACTGGCTCACGAACGCCGCGAAGGGCGGCGAGACGAAGGCGTTCGACCTCGACGACCGCGCGACCGAGCTGGTCGAGCGCGCCTCCGACGCTGTCGGCGGCGGAATGCTCGGCGTCGACCTCATGGAGGTCGGCGGCACCGACTCCGGCGAGTACACCGTCCACGAGGTGAACCACACGGTCGAGTTCAAGGCGCTCGACTCGGCCACCGACGTCGACGTCCCCGCGAGGGTCGTCGACTGGCTGGAGGCGAAGGTCGAGAACGCTGACGACGCCGCGGAGGCGCACACATGA
- the argC gene encoding N-acetyl-gamma-glutamyl-phosphate reductase: MSADDMTPAETYTASVVGGTGFTGGELLRILAGHPAFDVVQATSRSADNMTVGRSHPNLRGLDLRFSDPDDLESVDVLFSATPHGVSMGRIDEYFEVADTVVDLSADFRLPEADAYDEWYDGHESPEYLERAEYALPEINRKNLPGADLIAGGGCNATTTILGLKPLVDAGALGPETGEVVVDVKVGSSEGGAGGGAASSHPERSGVVRPYAPTGHRHEAEIEAYLGLDVSFTVHAVDMVRGASATCHVFPDEPVSKGDLWKAYRGAYADEPFMRIVSGGGGVYRYPEPKSVAGTNHGEVGFELDPGNRRVVVFSAIDNMTKGSAGQAVHAANVALGLPETAGLEFGGLHPVGSP, translated from the coding sequence ATGAGCGCCGACGACATGACGCCCGCGGAGACGTACACCGCCAGCGTCGTCGGCGGCACGGGGTTCACCGGCGGCGAGCTGTTGCGGATCCTCGCCGGCCACCCCGCGTTCGACGTGGTGCAGGCCACGTCGCGGTCGGCGGACAACATGACCGTCGGTCGGTCGCACCCGAACCTGCGGGGGCTCGACCTGCGCTTCTCCGATCCAGACGACCTGGAGTCCGTCGACGTGCTCTTCTCGGCGACGCCGCACGGCGTCTCGATGGGGCGCATCGACGAGTACTTCGAGGTCGCCGACACCGTCGTCGACCTCTCGGCCGACTTCCGGCTCCCCGAGGCCGACGCCTACGACGAGTGGTACGACGGCCACGAGTCGCCGGAGTACTTGGAGCGCGCGGAGTACGCGCTCCCCGAGATCAACCGCAAGAACCTCCCCGGCGCCGACCTGATCGCCGGCGGCGGCTGTAACGCGACGACGACGATCCTCGGGCTGAAGCCGCTCGTGGACGCCGGCGCGCTCGGCCCCGAGACCGGCGAGGTCGTCGTCGACGTGAAGGTCGGCTCCTCGGAGGGCGGCGCCGGCGGCGGCGCGGCCTCCTCGCACCCGGAGCGCTCCGGGGTCGTGCGCCCGTACGCCCCGACCGGCCACCGCCACGAGGCGGAGATCGAGGCGTACCTCGGGCTCGACGTCTCCTTCACGGTGCACGCGGTCGACATGGTGCGCGGCGCGAGCGCGACCTGCCACGTCTTCCCAGACGAGCCCGTCTCGAAGGGGGACCTGTGGAAAGCGTACCGCGGGGCGTACGCCGACGAGCCGTTCATGCGGATCGTCTCCGGCGGGGGCGGCGTCTACCGCTACCCCGAGCCGAAGTCGGTCGCCGGCACGAACCACGGCGAGGTCGGCTTCGAGCTCGACCCCGGCAACCGGCGCGTCGTCGTCTTCTCGGCGATCGACAACATGACCAAGGGGTCGGCGGGCCAGGCGGTCCACGCGGCGAACGTCGCCTTGGGACTGCCCGAGACCGCCGGCCTCGAGTTCGGGGGACTCCACCCGGTGGGATCGCCATGA
- a CDS encoding acetylglutamate/acetylaminoadipate kinase — protein MSDDQSDSAKEPPVVVKIGGAKAVDPAGAVGDVAHLGADGREVVVVHGGSTVVDETIERLGMEPEYVESASGVTGRFTDADAMEAFTMAMAGKLNTELTARFREAGVDAVGLSGVDGGLLSGPRKSAVRVVEDGKKKIRRGEHSGRIESVNADLLTGLLADGYTPVVSPPMEGKESDGGVTPVNADADRAAAAVAGALGADLVLLTDVAGVYADPDDPDTLIESASTPDELAAVEAAAEGFMGKKVMAAKEALSGGSGRVVVADANVDDPIVAALGGSGTTIERAALGSGSGDDGADPDDDGDAEETEAVDA, from the coding sequence ATGAGCGACGATCAGTCAGATTCCGCCAAGGAGCCGCCCGTCGTCGTCAAGATCGGCGGCGCGAAGGCGGTCGACCCGGCCGGCGCGGTCGGCGACGTCGCCCACCTCGGCGCCGACGGCCGTGAGGTCGTCGTCGTCCACGGCGGCTCGACGGTCGTCGACGAGACGATCGAGCGGCTCGGTATGGAGCCGGAGTACGTCGAGAGCGCCTCCGGCGTCACGGGTCGGTTCACCGACGCCGACGCGATGGAGGCGTTCACGATGGCGATGGCCGGCAAGCTCAACACGGAGCTGACGGCGCGGTTCCGCGAGGCCGGCGTCGACGCGGTCGGCCTCTCGGGCGTCGACGGCGGGCTCCTCTCGGGGCCCCGCAAGTCGGCGGTTCGCGTGGTCGAGGACGGGAAAAAGAAGATCCGCCGCGGCGAGCATTCCGGCCGGATCGAGTCGGTGAACGCCGATCTGCTGACCGGGCTCCTCGCCGACGGCTACACCCCCGTCGTCTCGCCCCCGATGGAGGGGAAAGAGAGCGACGGCGGCGTCACCCCGGTCAACGCCGACGCCGACCGGGCGGCCGCCGCGGTCGCGGGCGCGCTCGGCGCGGACCTCGTCCTGCTGACGGACGTGGCCGGCGTCTACGCGGACCCGGACGACCCGGACACGCTGATCGAGTCGGCGTCGACGCCGGACGAGCTGGCGGCGGTCGAAGCCGCCGCCGAGGGGTTCATGGGAAAGAAGGTGATGGCCGCGAAAGAGGCGCTCTCGGGCGGCTCCGGGCGCGTCGTCGTCGCCGACGCCAACGTCGACGACCCCATCGTCGCCGCGCTCGGCGGCTCGGGGACGACGATCGAGCGGGCGGCGCTCGGGAGCGGCAGCGGTGACGACGGCGCCGACCCGGACGACGACGGGGACGCGGAGGAGACGGAGGCGGTCGACGCATGA
- a CDS encoding aspartate aminotransferase family protein yields MSGFVFSEKPIEIASGDGVHVTDTNGTDYLDFGASYACTPVGHCHPEVVDAATSQLEELMYVQASYPHAARTALYERLSEAGPGDVDDVWLCNSGTEANEAALKFARHATGREKIIATTQGFHGRTMGALATTWKQKYKEGFEPLAGGVEFVEYGDADAMREAVDEETAAVILEPLQGEGGINPAATEYLRAVREATESAGAAMVLDEIQTGLGRTGSLWAAEKHDVVPDILTTAKGLGSGLPIGATLCRDWIAEDAGNHGSTFSGGPVVSAAAGATLDVIEREGLPDHAAEVGAYLRGRVEERLGDDVRDVRGDGLMIGIEVKRGSNRLLRDLAIDHQILALPAGRTVLRLLPPLTIEREHADAVVDALAEVIG; encoded by the coding sequence ATGAGCGGCTTCGTCTTCTCCGAGAAACCGATCGAGATCGCCTCGGGCGACGGCGTCCACGTCACCGATACGAACGGCACCGACTACCTCGACTTCGGGGCGAGCTACGCCTGCACGCCGGTGGGCCACTGCCACCCCGAGGTCGTCGACGCCGCGACGAGCCAGCTGGAGGAGCTGATGTACGTGCAGGCGTCGTACCCGCACGCGGCGCGGACGGCGCTGTACGAGCGGCTCTCCGAGGCGGGCCCCGGCGACGTCGACGACGTCTGGCTCTGTAACTCCGGCACGGAGGCGAACGAGGCCGCGCTGAAGTTCGCCCGGCACGCGACGGGCCGCGAGAAGATAATCGCGACGACGCAGGGGTTCCACGGCCGGACGATGGGCGCGCTCGCGACCACCTGGAAGCAGAAGTACAAGGAGGGGTTCGAGCCGCTCGCGGGCGGCGTGGAGTTCGTCGAGTACGGCGACGCCGACGCGATGCGCGAGGCCGTCGACGAGGAGACCGCGGCGGTGATCTTAGAGCCCCTCCAGGGCGAGGGCGGGATCAACCCCGCCGCCACCGAGTACCTGCGGGCGGTCCGGGAGGCGACCGAGTCGGCGGGGGCCGCGATGGTGCTCGACGAGATCCAGACCGGGCTCGGCCGGACGGGGTCGCTGTGGGCGGCCGAGAAGCACGACGTGGTACCCGATATCCTCACGACCGCGAAGGGGCTCGGTAGCGGGCTCCCGATCGGCGCGACGCTGTGTCGCGACTGGATCGCCGAGGACGCCGGGAACCACGGCTCGACGTTCTCGGGCGGTCCCGTGGTGTCGGCCGCGGCGGGCGCCACGCTCGACGTCATCGAGCGCGAGGGCCTCCCGGATCACGCCGCCGAGGTCGGCGCGTACCTCCGCGGGCGGGTCGAGGAGCGCCTCGGCGACGACGTCCGCGACGTGCGGGGCGACGGGCTGATGATCGGGATCGAGGTGAAGCGCGGGTCGAACCGCCTGCTTCGCGACCTCGCGATCGACCACCAGATCCTCGCGCTGCCGGCGGGCCGCACCGTGTTGCGCCTGCTGCCGCCGCTGACGATCGAGCGCGAGCACGCCGACGCGGTCGTGGACGCCCTCGCGGAGGTGATCGGGTGA
- a CDS encoding [LysW]-lysine hydrolase — translation MATGKGRESDAESETGGETEAAAESSAAGTDVVAGGGYPAACDTPARKLLYDMVSIPSPSGEEERAAERLVDFFEANGREAWIDDVGNVRAPADDAVLLTSHVDTVPGDIPVEVRPAPPEGELPEPSDVRVGEPGEPVLWGRGTVDATGPLVSMAVAAVKTGVSFAGVVREEVDSGGARHLIDDRDAPDAVINGEPSGWAGITLGYRGLLEGTYVNTSESGHSSRPEPNAIQHAIDWWHGVEEAFTPDDPETAVFDQVTTKPISIDGGLSDDGLAVETTMEVQLRVPPSRPVDEIHELAEAELSTGSVHWGDPMPPVMESPRTDLARAFRVAIRGAGGDVRLLRKTGTSDMNLFAAAWDCPMVTYGPGNSDLDHAPDERLPLSELDRAVTVLTDVCRKRL, via the coding sequence ATGGCGACCGGGAAGGGGCGCGAGAGCGACGCGGAGTCGGAAACCGGCGGCGAGACGGAGGCGGCCGCCGAGTCGTCCGCGGCCGGGACCGACGTCGTCGCCGGCGGCGGCTACCCCGCGGCCTGCGACACGCCGGCCCGGAAGCTGCTGTACGACATGGTGTCGATCCCCTCGCCGTCGGGCGAGGAGGAGCGGGCGGCGGAGCGGCTCGTCGACTTCTTCGAGGCGAACGGCCGGGAGGCGTGGATCGACGACGTCGGGAACGTCCGGGCGCCCGCCGACGACGCCGTCCTCCTCACCTCGCACGTGGACACGGTCCCGGGCGACATCCCGGTCGAGGTGAGGCCGGCGCCCCCCGAGGGCGAACTGCCGGAACCGTCCGACGTCCGCGTCGGCGAGCCCGGCGAGCCCGTGCTGTGGGGTCGCGGGACCGTCGACGCGACGGGGCCGCTGGTCTCGATGGCGGTCGCGGCGGTGAAGACGGGCGTCTCCTTCGCGGGCGTCGTCCGCGAGGAGGTCGACTCCGGGGGCGCCCGACACCTCATCGACGACCGCGACGCGCCGGACGCGGTGATCAACGGCGAACCCTCCGGCTGGGCCGGGATCACGCTCGGCTACCGCGGCCTGCTGGAGGGGACGTACGTGAACACGAGCGAGTCGGGCCACTCCTCGCGGCCGGAGCCGAACGCGATCCAGCACGCGATCGACTGGTGGCACGGCGTCGAGGAGGCGTTCACGCCCGACGACCCGGAGACCGCGGTGTTCGACCAGGTGACGACGAAGCCCATCTCGATCGATGGCGGCCTGAGCGACGACGGGCTCGCCGTGGAGACGACGATGGAGGTCCAGCTGCGGGTCCCGCCCTCCCGCCCCGTCGACGAAATCCACGAGCTCGCGGAGGCGGAGCTGTCGACCGGGTCGGTCCACTGGGGCGACCCGATGCCGCCCGTGATGGAGAGCCCTCGCACTGACCTCGCGCGGGCGTTCCGCGTCGCGATCCGCGGCGCCGGCGGCGACGTGCGCCTGCTCCGGAAGACCGGGACGAGCGACATGAACCTCTTCGCGGCCGCGTGGGACTGCCCGATGGTCACCTACGGCCCCGGGAACTCGGACCTGGACCACGCGCCGGACGAGCGGCTTCCGCTCTCCGAGCTGGACCGCGCCGTGACCGTCCTGACCGACGTCTGTCGGAAGCGACTGTAA
- the argF gene encoding ornithine carbamoyltransferase, whose translation MPLATDDFLDIDDVTPAELDALLDRAAAMKAGETDPRLGDATLGMIFEKPSTRTRVSFETGMTRLGGHAMFLGPDDIQLGHGEPLKDTARVLGRYVDGVMARLFDHGDVETLAEYADCPVINGLTDEAHPCQTLADLLTIRETVGEDATVAWVGDGNNVGQSFVVGAAMAGVDVRVATPADYGMDPAVFDRAAEFGLDVEPTTDPEAAIDGADVVYTDVWISMGQEDQRDEKLAAFEGFQVNADLLAGTDAKVMHCLPAHRGEEVTDDVLESDRALVWDQAENRMHAQNALLVELLGDA comes from the coding sequence ATGCCACTCGCCACCGACGACTTCCTCGACATCGACGACGTGACGCCCGCCGAACTGGACGCCCTGCTCGACCGCGCCGCCGCGATGAAGGCGGGCGAGACCGATCCCCGACTGGGCGACGCGACGCTCGGGATGATCTTCGAGAAGCCCTCGACGCGCACCCGCGTCTCGTTCGAGACCGGGATGACGCGGCTCGGCGGCCACGCGATGTTCCTCGGTCCCGACGACATCCAACTCGGGCACGGCGAGCCGCTGAAAGACACCGCGCGCGTGCTCGGTCGGTACGTCGACGGCGTGATGGCCCGGCTGTTCGACCACGGGGACGTCGAGACGCTCGCGGAGTACGCCGACTGCCCCGTGATCAACGGGCTCACCGACGAGGCGCACCCCTGCCAGACGCTCGCCGACCTGCTCACCATCCGCGAGACGGTCGGCGAGGACGCGACGGTCGCGTGGGTCGGCGACGGCAACAACGTCGGGCAGTCGTTCGTCGTCGGCGCGGCGATGGCCGGGGTCGATGTGCGGGTCGCCACGCCCGCCGACTACGGGATGGACCCCGCCGTCTTCGACCGCGCCGCGGAGTTCGGGCTGGACGTGGAGCCGACGACGGATCCGGAGGCCGCGATCGACGGGGCGGACGTGGTTTACACCGACGTCTGGATCTCGATGGGACAGGAGGACCAGCGCGACGAGAAGCTCGCCGCCTTCGAGGGATTCCAGGTGAACGCCGACCTGCTCGCCGGCACCGACGCGAAGGTGATGCACTGCCTGCCCGCGCACCGCGGCGAGGAGGTCACCGACGACGTGCTCGAGTCCGACCGGGCCCTCGTCTGGGACCAGGCGGAGAACCGGATGCACGCGCAGAACGCGCTGCTCGTCGAACTGCTCGGCGACGCGTAG
- the tatC gene encoding twin-arginine translocase subunit TatC, translating into MDDSDRSRDEPSAPEDDSVADDATSDGGGTDADGDEPDSDGADPVESEVSPEVTPEVDGASSADEADDADASGEDEVGAEDDADEADNADDATGEAGDEAASEDPDDPPFVPDDADAAAESLGDGGTAATAGDAAAAGAVEDATVADDGTDDSFEGLDAPESDEEMPLAAHIEEMMRRLAVVFLFGGLATLVVVTESTELINYFWSYHIPEPTMNRPRLYGPLELPLTRLKVAGLAGVVVGLPAFVYQTYRFMKPGLYENERRYYLAAVPTSLVLGGIGIAFAHFLVLPAIFSYFTTYTSDAATIAFGLAETFNLIVIMLAFMAIVFQIPLFIMLAIMMNLVTRQWLEAKRLLFWGAFLGIAFLFSPDPTGMAPIIVTLTMIVLYEGTLAVLRWTGN; encoded by the coding sequence ATGGACGACTCGGACCGGTCGCGCGACGAGCCATCGGCCCCCGAGGACGACTCGGTCGCCGACGACGCCACCAGCGACGGCGGCGGCACCGACGCGGACGGGGACGAGCCGGACTCCGACGGGGCGGACCCCGTCGAATCCGAGGTGTCTCCCGAGGTCACGCCCGAAGTCGACGGCGCCTCGAGCGCGGATGAGGCCGACGATGCGGACGCTTCCGGCGAGGACGAGGTCGGCGCTGAAGACGACGCCGACGAGGCGGACAACGCTGACGACGCCACCGGTGAGGCGGGCGACGAAGCCGCGAGCGAGGACCCCGACGACCCGCCCTTCGTCCCCGACGACGCCGACGCGGCCGCGGAGAGTCTCGGTGACGGCGGGACGGCGGCGACGGCGGGGGACGCGGCCGCCGCCGGCGCGGTCGAGGACGCGACGGTCGCGGACGACGGCACCGACGACTCCTTCGAGGGATTAGACGCGCCGGAGTCGGACGAGGAGATGCCGCTGGCGGCCCACATCGAGGAGATGATGCGGCGGCTCGCCGTCGTCTTCCTCTTCGGCGGGCTCGCGACGCTCGTCGTCGTGACGGAGTCGACGGAGCTCATCAACTACTTCTGGAGCTACCACATCCCCGAGCCGACGATGAATCGCCCGCGGCTGTACGGCCCCCTCGAACTGCCGCTCACGCGGCTGAAGGTCGCCGGGCTCGCGGGCGTCGTCGTCGGGCTCCCGGCGTTCGTCTACCAGACGTACCGCTTCATGAAGCCCGGCCTCTACGAGAACGAGCGGCGCTACTACCTCGCGGCTGTCCCGACGAGCCTCGTCCTCGGCGGGATCGGCATCGCGTTCGCGCACTTCCTCGTGTTGCCCGCGATCTTCTCGTATTTCACCACCTATACCTCCGACGCCGCGACGATCGCGTTCGGGCTCGCGGAGACGTTCAACCTCATCGTCATCATGCTCGCGTTCATGGCGATCGTCTTCCAGATCCCGCTGTTCATCATGCTCGCGATCATGATGAACCTCGTCACCCGCCAGTGGCTGGAGGCGAAGCGCCTGCTGTTCTGGGGGGCGTTCCTCGGGATCGCGTTCCTGTTCAGCCCGGACCCGACCGGGATGGCGCCGATCATCGTGACGCTCACGATGATCGTCCTCTACGAGGGGACGCTCGCGGTGCTGCGCTGGACCGGGAACTGA
- a CDS encoding twin-arginine translocase subunit TatC: MASALDEDTQQSLAEGRESAKAFLRSIQKDLQKVFVVFLLGFLATFWALRVYVWEFLYTVTKSNMSPAVAAEADVIATTPFEVILLQAKIGLIVGAITAIPPLIYVSRDELRARGAWPQSPIPRWKLAGIALLGGGLFTVGVGYGVYAFFPIMFSFLAGFGLEAGIQPTYSIVMWTEFIVFLSLSFGLAGQMPLLITGLSYSGIVQYETFRDKWRYAVVAIFVFGAVFSPPDPFTQLMWAFPLIALYGFSLYLAKLVVTAQRSSDRIDVLGAARNHWNVVGGAAVLGGGLVYAFYEYGGRTAFNDLLRLANSDWRFLEPGAGLGVDPATAAGIYAAVWALAFVAVATLWAVYADLDTTSAGYQYGDPAAIDVGELDAAGVRAAPAAAFAEMDEGESLSLAQAAIDDDDPEKAQAILDRFDEVNGDGEDGDESDDADATGSGGDGGAGDAGGAGGQGGQGGLVGTMQDRTSRASSTFLSELTDGEEEEAEDDIGGYYTDLKFIFDSLRSRSFRLVAVFGSVMAAAFTWLYLGGLATVRNDLESRVPAEIEGGINIITLHPVEALIFMVKFSILLGIVAVFPVALYYAWPALRDRGFVAGRIWKVYLWAGALLGGLLGGFALGYAYIAPGLIGWLVTDARLADMVITYQVSDFLWLVVYTTIGIGFLADIPILMILLNNAGVPYRVFRERWREVTVGIMLFAAVFTPADVITMILATLPLMAAYGVGVGVLFLVTFGGRRNLSPPSRVIEP, from the coding sequence ATGGCGAGTGCCCTCGACGAGGATACCCAGCAGTCGCTCGCGGAGGGACGCGAGTCGGCGAAGGCGTTCCTCCGGTCGATCCAGAAGGACCTTCAGAAGGTGTTCGTCGTCTTCCTGCTGGGCTTCCTCGCGACGTTCTGGGCGCTCCGCGTGTACGTCTGGGAGTTCCTGTACACCGTCACGAAGTCGAACATGTCGCCCGCGGTCGCCGCCGAGGCCGACGTCATCGCGACCACCCCGTTCGAGGTGATCCTCCTGCAGGCGAAGATCGGGCTGATCGTCGGCGCGATCACCGCGATCCCGCCGCTGATCTACGTCTCCCGCGACGAGCTCCGCGCCCGCGGCGCGTGGCCGCAGTCGCCGATCCCGCGCTGGAAGCTCGCGGGGATTGCCCTCCTCGGCGGCGGCCTCTTCACCGTCGGCGTCGGCTACGGCGTCTACGCCTTCTTCCCGATCATGTTCTCCTTCCTGGCCGGCTTCGGGCTGGAGGCCGGGATTCAGCCCACCTACTCCATCGTGATGTGGACGGAGTTCATCGTCTTCCTCTCGCTGTCGTTCGGGCTCGCCGGCCAGATGCCGCTGCTCATCACCGGGCTCTCGTACTCCGGGATCGTCCAGTACGAGACGTTCCGCGACAAGTGGCGCTACGCGGTCGTCGCCATCTTCGTCTTCGGCGCGGTGTTCTCGCCGCCGGACCCGTTCACGCAGCTGATGTGGGCGTTCCCGCTGATCGCCCTCTACGGCTTCAGCCTCTACCTCGCGAAGCTCGTCGTGACGGCCCAGCGGAGCTCCGACCGCATCGACGTGCTCGGCGCGGCGCGGAACCACTGGAACGTCGTCGGCGGCGCGGCCGTCCTCGGCGGCGGGCTCGTGTACGCCTTCTACGAGTACGGCGGCCGGACCGCGTTCAACGACCTCCTCCGGCTCGCCAACAGCGACTGGCGCTTCCTCGAACCGGGCGCCGGCCTCGGCGTCGACCCCGCGACCGCCGCGGGGATCTACGCCGCCGTGTGGGCGCTGGCGTTCGTCGCCGTCGCGACGCTCTGGGCCGTCTACGCCGACCTCGACACGACGAGCGCGGGGTACCAGTACGGCGACCCGGCCGCCATCGACGTGGGCGAGCTCGACGCCGCCGGCGTGCGGGCAGCGCCCGCGGCCGCCTTCGCGGAGATGGACGAGGGGGAGTCGCTCTCGCTCGCGCAGGCCGCCATCGACGACGACGACCCGGAGAAGGCGCAGGCGATCCTCGACCGCTTCGACGAGGTGAACGGGGACGGAGAAGACGGCGACGAGAGCGACGACGCGGACGCGACCGGATCGGGCGGCGACGGGGGGGCAGGCGACGCGGGCGGCGCCGGCGGTCAGGGCGGCCAGGGCGGCCTGGTGGGCACGATGCAGGATCGGACCTCCCGCGCGAGCTCGACGTTCCTCTCCGAGCTCACCGACGGCGAGGAGGAAGAGGCCGAAGACGACATCGGCGGCTACTACACGGACCTGAAGTTCATCTTCGACTCGCTGCGCTCGCGGTCGTTCCGGCTCGTGGCCGTCTTCGGGAGCGTGATGGCGGCGGCGTTCACGTGGCTGTACCTCGGCGGCCTCGCGACCGTGCGCAACGACCTCGAGTCGCGTGTTCCGGCCGAGATCGAGGGCGGGATCAACATCATCACGCTCCACCCCGTCGAGGCGCTGATCTTCATGGTGAAGTTCTCGATCCTGCTCGGGATCGTCGCGGTGTTCCCGGTCGCGCTCTACTACGCGTGGCCGGCCCTGCGCGACCGCGGCTTCGTCGCCGGACGGATCTGGAAGGTGTACCTCTGGGCGGGCGCGCTGCTCGGCGGGCTGCTCGGCGGCTTCGCGCTCGGCTACGCCTACATCGCGCCGGGGCTTATCGGCTGGCTCGTGACCGACGCGCGGCTCGCGGACATGGTGATCACCTACCAAGTGAGCGACTTCCTCTGGCTCGTCGTCTACACGACGATCGGGATCGGCTTCCTCGCCGACATCCCGATCCTCATGATCCTGCTGAACAACGCGGGCGTCCCCTACCGCGTCTTCCGGGAGCGCTGGCGCGAGGTCACCGTCGGGATCATGCTGTTCGCGGCGGTGTTCACCCCCGCGGACGTGATCACGATGATCCTCGCGACCCTCCCGCTGATGGCGGCGTACGGGGTCGGCGTGGGGGTCCTGTTCCTCGTCACGTTCGGCGGGCGCCGGAACCTCTCGCCGCCCTCCAGGGTCATCGAGCCCTGA